Part of the Gallalistipes aquisgranensis genome, GCGGCCTGTGGGTGGCCAACCTCTACTACTGGGGCTGCAACCAGTATATCATCCAGCGGGCGCTGGCCTCCAAGTCGATCGACCAGGCCCAGAAAGGCCTCGTCTTCGCCGGCTTTCTGAAAATCCTGCTCCCGCTGATCGTCGTGATCCCGGGCATCATCTGCTACGTCATGGTCCAGGACGGCATGATCGACGACATCGGCAAACCCGACAACGCCTATCCCGTGCTGCTGAGCATGGTGCCGGTCGGTATCCGCGGACTGGCTTTCGCCGCGCTGGTGGCCGCCATCGTCAGCTCGCTGGCCTCGATGATGAACTCCATATCGTCGATCTTCACGATGGACGTCTACAAATCGTACATCGACAAAAACGTATCCGAACAGAAAATGGTGAGCGTGGGACGCTGGACGAGCGTGGTGGCTCTGATCATCGCCTGCGTGATCGCCCCCGTGCTCTCGAATCTGGACCAAGCGTTCCAGTACATCCAGGAATTCACGGGCTTCGTCAGCCCCGGTGCACTGGCCATCTTCCTGGCCGGGTTCTTCTACAAGAAGGCCACGGCCAACGGTGCGCTGGCTGCCGCTTTCGGCACGTTCGTCTTCTCGGCCCTATTCAAATGGCTGCTTCCCGCCATGCCATTCATGGACCGGATGGGCATCGTCTTCCTGATCTGCTTCGCCCTGATCGTGATCTTCGCCCTCGTCGAACGCAAGCCCGTCGACACGGAGAAAGTCACCTATCCCAAAGGACTGTTCCGGACCTCTGCCGGCTTCAAGATCGGCGCCCTGCTGATCGTGGCCATCCTGATCTTCATCTACGCGATCTGGTGGTAGCGGAAGCCGCAATCCGACCGTAAAAGCGGGCCGCCGAACGGCGGCCCGCTTCCGTTCTGCAAAAACGAAAAGGAGGGAGCCGACACCCGAGGTTGGAACAGTTCTTGATACCTTTTCTTTTCCACACGATACGAAGAGGCAATTATGGAAAAGAAGAGGATCGCAGTCACGGGAGGAGCCGGGTTGATCGGCTCGCACCTGTGCGCCCGGCTGTTGCGGGAAGGACACGAAGTCGTCTGCATTGATTCGCTGCTGAGCGGGGAACGAAACGACATACAGGAACTGGAACGGAATCCCGACTTCCGGTTCGTACGGCACAACGTACTTAATCCCTACAACATAGAGGCAGACCAGCTGTACAATCTCGCGGCTCCGGCCACCCCGCTCTATTTCCGCCATCATCCGGTCGAAACGCTGAAGATCAATCTCCTCGGCACCATGCATGCGCTCGATGCCGCACGGGCCGCAGGAGCCACCCTGCTGCAAGCCTCGGCCGGAGACATCTACGGATCGTCCCGGCAGTCGGTCCAGGGAGAGGATTTCTGGGGCAATGTCAATCCGACCGGTATCCGGTCGGCCAACGAAGAGGGGAAACGGGCCGCCGAAAGCCTGTGCAGGGCCTATCGGGACCAATTGAAACAGCCCGTCAGAATCGCCCGCATCTTCAACACCTACGGACCGGGAGCCGGATTCAGCGACAGCCGCGTACTGTTCCACTTCATCGCGGACGCCCTGCTCGGAAAAGACCTGATGATCTACGGCAACGGAGAACAGACCCGCTGTTTCTGTTATGTGGACGACATGGTGGAAGGGCTCGTGCGGCTGATGAACGATCCTCCGTCCGGCTATTCGCTTCCCGTCAATCTGGGCAGTAACCGGGAAATCACGATCAACGAACTGGCCTCACGCATCGTATCCCTCACGGGGAGCCGGTCGAAAATCGTGCACCTCACCCCTCTCGACGACGATCCGAGACACAAGACGCCCGACATCACACGGGCCCGCCAGCTGCTGGGGTGGGAACCCCTCACGTCGCTCGACGAAGGACTGGGCCGGACCATCGAATACATGGAATCGCTGCTGGACAAGGACGACCGGCACCATCCCTACCTGTCGTGGGTAGAGATGAACTAAAGGGTGTCGTCCAACTGCCAACTCACCTCGTCATCCAGACGCGGGAAAAGCGGAGACGCCGCGACCCGCGGATCGGCGAGGAATGTCCGCACCCGTTCCCTTCCCTGCGGAGCGTGGCGGATCATCCGTCCGAGAAACGCCGTCCAGGCCGGAGTTTCCGCCGGAACGGCCTGCGCACAGGCTTCTGGAAGAAGCGCCTGCAAACGGTCGTAATCCCATCCGTCGGCACCCCGGGCCAGGGCATGCGCCCCGGTCATCAACGCCGCGTAACGCAGACATTCCGCACGGGGGGTATCGAGTCCGGCTCCGCCGCCCCGCGCTACCTCGGGTTCTCCCGGTACCGGACCGTCCCCGCCAAGCCAACGGAACAGAACGGTTCCGGCCCACCGCGTACGTCCCAACAGAGCATAGGCCAAATGCTCTGCAACCTCGGTGTTGACGACGCCCCGGGCCCAAAAATCCAGTTCATCGGGAGACAACTGTTCCGC contains:
- a CDS encoding sodium/sugar symporter codes for the protein MKFELLDTVIFIVYCVLVVGIGLWVSREKKGVKKDSKDYFLASKALPWWAVGASLIASNISAEQFIGMSGSGFAIGMGIASYEFMAALTLIIVAMFFLPIYLHRGIYTMPQFLEQRFDKRVKTVMAIFWLLVFIFVNLTSILYLGALAVKNMMGVDLIWGIIGLAAFSALYSIYGGLKAVAWTDVIQVVFLIGGGLVTTYVAFRMLGGGDVMNGVQELAAKASDKFDMILDKSHPSYKELPGLSVLIGGLWVANLYYWGCNQYIIQRALASKSIDQAQKGLVFAGFLKILLPLIVVIPGIICYVMVQDGMIDDIGKPDNAYPVLLSMVPVGIRGLAFAALVAAIVSSLASMMNSISSIFTMDVYKSYIDKNVSEQKMVSVGRWTSVVALIIACVIAPVLSNLDQAFQYIQEFTGFVSPGALAIFLAGFFYKKATANGALAAAFGTFVFSALFKWLLPAMPFMDRMGIVFLICFALIVIFALVERKPVDTEKVTYPKGLFRTSAGFKIGALLIVAILIFIYAIWW
- a CDS encoding NAD-dependent epimerase/dehydratase family protein; translation: MEKKRIAVTGGAGLIGSHLCARLLREGHEVVCIDSLLSGERNDIQELERNPDFRFVRHNVLNPYNIEADQLYNLAAPATPLYFRHHPVETLKINLLGTMHALDAARAAGATLLQASAGDIYGSSRQSVQGEDFWGNVNPTGIRSANEEGKRAAESLCRAYRDQLKQPVRIARIFNTYGPGAGFSDSRVLFHFIADALLGKDLMIYGNGEQTRCFCYVDDMVEGLVRLMNDPPSGYSLPVNLGSNREITINELASRIVSLTGSRSKIVHLTPLDDDPRHKTPDITRARQLLGWEPLTSLDEGLGRTIEYMESLLDKDDRHHPYLSWVEMN
- a CDS encoding DNA alkylation repair protein, yielding MEGKSGRMAALMRRLRPEMNGAVVEAMTARGIVYPLSYGVAVPAIREAAAAFGPDHELARLLYRQQVRELRLAGIYTADAEQLSPDELDFWARGVVNTEVAEHLAYALLGRTRWAGTVLFRWLGGDGPVPGEPEVARGGGAGLDTPRAECLRYAALMTGAHALARGADGWDYDRLQALLPEACAQAVPAETPAWTAFLGRMIRHAPQGRERVRTFLADPRVAASPLFPRLDDEVSWQLDDTL